In Hyphomicrobiales bacterium, the following are encoded in one genomic region:
- a CDS encoding M23 family peptidase translates to MLRPVVDDGSERFRPARQGMPYSRRRSRLSDRAIRELRSCDVSNEVKTRMPGFFERATARVTHMIAAALLVAAAAPALAEAPRFDLPIACTLGVDCFVQNHVDADPGPRAADFGCLQRTYDGHKGIDIRIPDDAAMRHGVAVLAAADGTVLRLRDGMDDSSVRNGGKPDIEGRECGNGLVIDHGEGWTTQYCHLKKDSIVVEPGDKVARGAKLGEVGLSGRTAFPHVHLGIRKDDAIIDPMTGAATASGSRCGVERHPLWSPAVDSAIARQDVSLLNAGFAAGAVSMKAIDEGSAAISAGSTDMPALVFYARVTWLRAGDVMALTLDGPDGREIVADVAERVSRLKAQMMRFAGKRRPAQGWEPGRYTARLRVLRGADTVLETEHGIELR, encoded by the coding sequence ATGCTTCGTCCCGTGGTTGACGATGGGTCGGAGCGCTTTCGGCCAGCCCGCCAGGGAATGCCTTATAGTCGCCGGAGAAGCCGATTATCCGATCGAGCGATCCGCGAACTCCGCTCCTGTGATGTCAGCAATGAGGTCAAGACGCGCATGCCCGGCTTTTTCGAAAGAGCGACGGCTCGAGTCACCCACATGATCGCCGCCGCGCTGCTCGTTGCGGCAGCTGCACCAGCGCTTGCCGAGGCGCCGCGCTTCGATCTTCCGATTGCCTGTACGCTCGGGGTCGACTGCTTCGTGCAGAACCACGTCGATGCCGATCCGGGGCCGCGCGCGGCGGATTTCGGATGCCTGCAACGCACTTACGATGGCCACAAGGGGATCGACATCCGCATCCCCGACGATGCCGCGATGCGGCATGGCGTGGCCGTTCTCGCGGCGGCGGACGGCACGGTGCTGCGCCTGCGTGACGGGATGGACGATTCTTCGGTGCGCAATGGCGGGAAGCCGGACATCGAGGGCCGGGAATGCGGCAACGGCCTCGTCATCGACCATGGCGAGGGCTGGACGACGCAATATTGCCATCTGAAAAAGGACAGCATCGTCGTCGAGCCGGGCGACAAGGTCGCGCGCGGCGCGAAGCTCGGCGAGGTCGGTCTCTCCGGGCGCACCGCGTTTCCGCATGTGCATCTCGGGATTCGCAAGGACGATGCAATCATCGATCCGATGACCGGCGCGGCCACGGCGTCCGGCTCGCGCTGCGGCGTGGAGCGCCATCCGTTGTGGTCGCCTGCCGTCGACAGCGCGATCGCCCGGCAGGACGTGTCGCTGCTCAACGCCGGTTTTGCGGCGGGCGCGGTCAGCATGAAGGCGATCGACGAGGGCAGCGCCGCGATTTCGGCCGGCTCGACGGATATGCCGGCGCTGGTGTTCTACGCCCGCGTGACATGGCTGCGCGCCGGCGACGTGATGGCGCTGACCCTCGACGGCCCGGACGGGCGCGAGATCGTTGCCGACGTCGCCGAACGGGTTTCCCGACTGAAAGCGCAGATGATGCGCTTCGCCGGCAAGCGCCGTCCGGCGCAGGGCTGGGAACCCGGACGCTATACGGCTCGCCTGCGCGTTTTGCGCGGCGCCGACACGGTGCTCGAAACCGAACACGGCATCGAATTGCGCTAG
- a CDS encoding oxidoreductase has product MPAKKSEPRKTIILTGASRGIGHATVKRFSAAGWRVITCSRHPFSDKCPWPMGPEDHIQLDLSDPDNLGVAVAEMRNRLEENGGRLDALVNNAAISPKNQDGGRLDSIATPMHLWRTVFQVNFFAPIMLARGLFKEMKTAGGSIVNVTSIVGSRVHPFAGTAYATSKAALNSLTREMAADFGPHGIRVNAIAPGEIDTAILSPGTEKMIEDIPLRRLGRPEEVADTIFFLCTPPSSYVTGAEIHINGGQHV; this is encoded by the coding sequence ATGCCTGCAAAGAAGAGCGAACCTCGGAAAACGATCATCCTGACCGGCGCCAGCCGGGGGATCGGTCACGCGACGGTGAAGCGGTTTTCCGCCGCAGGCTGGCGGGTCATCACCTGTTCGCGCCATCCGTTTTCGGACAAATGCCCGTGGCCGATGGGGCCGGAGGATCACATTCAGCTCGACCTCTCGGATCCGGACAATCTCGGCGTTGCGGTCGCCGAGATGCGCAATCGGCTTGAAGAGAACGGCGGACGTCTCGACGCGCTCGTCAACAACGCGGCCATCAGCCCGAAAAACCAGGATGGCGGTCGCCTCGATTCGATCGCCACGCCGATGCATCTGTGGCGCACGGTGTTCCAGGTCAATTTCTTCGCACCGATCATGCTGGCGCGCGGGCTCTTCAAGGAGATGAAGACCGCCGGCGGCTCCATCGTCAACGTCACTTCGATCGTCGGCAGCCGGGTGCACCCGTTCGCCGGCACGGCTTACGCGACCTCGAAGGCCGCGCTCAATTCGCTCACCCGCGAGATGGCCGCCGACTTCGGGCCGCACGGCATCCGCGTCAACGCGATCGCGCCGGGCGAGATCGACACCGCGATCCTGTCGCCGGGCACGGAAAAGATGATCGAGGACATTCCGCTGCGCCGCCTTGGCCGGCCGGAAGAAGTCGCCGACACGATCTTCTTCCTGTGCACCCCGCCGAGTTCCTACGTGACCGGCGCCGAAATCCACATCAATGGCGGCCAGCACGTCTGA
- a CDS encoding ABC transporter ATP-binding protein, whose protein sequence is MITPVDTSADHAGLVLDDVAVDLRGRELLRVSLKVRPGEIATVMGPSGSGKSTLLAAIGGFLEPTFSMSGRVTLRGADVTALAPHARHIGILFQDDLLFPHLSVGDNVAFALPADIRGTAARRQRAAAALAEVGLDGMGSRDPATLSGGQRARVALVRVLVSEPNALLLDEPFSKLDTDLREQIRLLVFAEAQRLGLPTLLVTHDADDARAAAGSIVRL, encoded by the coding sequence ATGATTACACCCGTCGACACCTCCGCGGACCACGCCGGCCTCGTTCTTGACGACGTTGCCGTCGACCTGCGCGGGCGGGAACTGCTGCGGGTCAGCCTCAAGGTGCGCCCGGGTGAGATCGCCACGGTGATGGGGCCGTCGGGCTCGGGCAAATCGACCCTGCTTGCCGCCATCGGCGGATTTCTCGAGCCGACATTTTCGATGAGCGGTCGGGTCACGCTGCGTGGCGCCGATGTCACGGCGCTTGCCCCGCATGCGCGCCATATCGGCATCCTGTTTCAGGACGATCTGCTGTTTCCGCATCTCTCGGTCGGCGACAATGTGGCCTTTGCGCTGCCCGCCGACATTCGCGGGACGGCGGCGCGGCGCCAGCGCGCAGCGGCAGCACTTGCCGAAGTCGGGCTCGACGGCATGGGGTCCCGCGATCCGGCAACGCTTTCGGGGGGGCAGCGGGCACGGGTCGCGCTCGTCCGGGTGCTGGTTTCCGAACCGAACGCGCTGTTGCTCGACGAACCCTTTTCCAAGCTCGACACGGATTTGCGTGAACAGATCCGTTTGCTGGTTTTTGCCGAGGCGCAGCGGCTTGGACTGCCGACGCTGCTCGTCACCCACGATGCCGACGATGCGCGGGCGGCGGCGGGATCGATCGTCCGCCTGTAG
- a CDS encoding carbon monoxide dehydrogenase, whose product MYETTYHRAGSVADAAAKLAGAEEAKILAGGQTLIPTMKQRLAAPSDLIDIRRLDELKGIEVAGGTVTIGAGTAHADVANSDAVNGAIPALATLAGLICDPHVRHMGTIGGSIANNDPAADYPAAVLALGATVTTTKRTIAADDYFQGLFETALDDDEIITRVSFPVPAKAGYAKFPNPASRYAMCGVFVAQMADGSVRVAVTGAGNNGVFRHEGMEAALAANWSVDAVADQTVSADDMIGDMHGSAEYRANLVTVMAKRAVAAAG is encoded by the coding sequence ATGTACGAGACCACTTACCATCGCGCCGGTAGCGTTGCGGATGCAGCCGCCAAGCTCGCCGGCGCCGAAGAAGCGAAGATCCTGGCCGGCGGCCAGACACTGATCCCGACCATGAAACAGCGCCTCGCCGCACCGTCCGACCTGATCGATATCCGCCGGCTCGACGAGCTGAAGGGCATCGAGGTCGCTGGCGGCACGGTCACCATCGGGGCTGGAACGGCACATGCCGACGTCGCCAATTCCGACGCGGTCAACGGCGCCATTCCGGCGCTTGCGACCCTCGCCGGCCTGATCTGCGATCCGCATGTCCGCCACATGGGCACGATCGGCGGCTCGATCGCCAACAACGACCCGGCGGCGGACTATCCGGCCGCCGTGCTGGCGCTCGGCGCAACCGTCACCACGACCAAGCGCACGATCGCGGCGGACGACTACTTCCAGGGTCTGTTCGAAACCGCGCTCGACGATGACGAGATCATCACCAGGGTTTCGTTCCCGGTGCCGGCCAAGGCGGGCTACGCCAAGTTCCCGAACCCGGCTTCGCGCTATGCGATGTGCGGTGTCTTCGTCGCCCAGATGGCCGATGGCTCGGTTCGGGTCGCCGTCACCGGCGCCGGCAACAACGGCGTCTTCCGTCACGAAGGCATGGAAGCCGCGCTCGCCGCCAACTGGTCGGTCGACGCGGTGGCGGACCAGACGGTGTCCGCCGACGACATGATCGGCGACATGCACGGCTCGGCCGAGTACCGCGCCAATCTGGTGACGGTGATGGCCAAGCGCGCGGTCGCCGCTGCCGGCTGA
- a CDS encoding bifunctional proline dehydrogenase/L-glutamate gamma-semialdehyde dehydrogenase produces the protein MTFEAPAAHPLLAALPIAPFRTPYAPDDDILVHNLLRETRLEPEVEEQIDRDATESIRNIRYNSSGIGGVEEFLKEYSFSTREGLTMMVLAEALLRVPDAATTDRLIEDKLSITHFDEHEIRHDSFLINASTWALGVTSRIVSPTDTPEGIISGMVKRLGVPAIRTATRKAMHVLGHHFVLGETIESALDRAKAAEKRGYRHSFDMLGEAARTRADAERYYQAYIHAIEAIGKVAGDEPLPDRGGISIKLSALHPRYEAVNELAVIEELAPRLLQLAQKARAHNLNLTVDAEEADRLEISLDLIGVVAADPSLTGWDGFGLAVQAYQKRAPEVIDWVSRLAKALDRRFMVRLVKGAYWDTEISRAQRRGLADFPVYTRKAATDLTYLACARRLLLARPRLFPQFATHNALTATQIAAMAGDKSGFEFQKLLGMGDSLFKEFAEDRGFACRVYAPVGGHRDLLAYLVRRLLENGANSSFVAAVGDGNVPIQRIIERPATLLANDKARHSRIRRPLDLYGPERRNSAGLEFGHTSSRAPFADAIASHSKATIAATPLVSGAAASGAARQIVSPVDRATVIGSVVDASAELAGEAIAAARTGFRAWSARPVAERAAALTRMADLLEANRDRLIALMALETGKTLADGLAELREAVDFCRYYAVEAERLFGETRLMPGPTGEENRYRYRGRGVFACISPWNRPLSVFLGQVAAALVSGNAVVAKPAEQASLTAFEAVKLLHQAGIPAEILQFLPGDGALGEAIVADERIAGVAFTGSTEVAHSINRTLAARNGAIVPLIAESGGINAMIVDATALPEQVADDVVASAFRSAGQRSSALRLLFVQDDVADHILEMVIGAAAELRLGDPRKLATDIGPVIDTAARDALLGHIEAMQAAGQQILFAGSISDGAPDGGAFVTPHVIALDGAERLESEVFGPILHVVRFRAEELEQVLEKIAATGYGLTLGIQSRIDSKIENIIERMPTGNIYVNRDIVRDAAGTQPFGGTGLSGTGPKAGGPVYLLRFASEQAISINTASAGGNASLLAMGDE, from the coding sequence GTGACCTTCGAAGCCCCCGCCGCGCATCCTCTGCTCGCAGCCCTTCCGATCGCCCCGTTCCGCACGCCTTATGCGCCCGACGACGACATTCTGGTGCACAATCTGCTGCGTGAAACCCGGCTCGAACCGGAAGTCGAGGAACAGATCGACAGGGATGCGACCGAGTCGATCCGCAACATTCGCTACAATTCGAGCGGCATCGGCGGGGTCGAGGAGTTTTTGAAGGAATACTCCTTCTCCACCCGTGAAGGTCTCACCATGATGGTGCTCGCGGAGGCACTGCTTCGCGTGCCGGATGCCGCGACCACTGACCGGCTGATCGAGGACAAGCTCTCGATCACCCATTTCGACGAGCACGAGATCCGCCACGATTCGTTTCTGATCAATGCCTCGACCTGGGCGCTCGGCGTCACCTCGCGCATCGTCAGCCCGACCGACACCCCCGAAGGCATCATCTCCGGCATGGTCAAGCGGCTCGGCGTGCCCGCGATCCGCACCGCGACCCGCAAGGCGATGCACGTGCTCGGCCATCACTTCGTGCTCGGCGAGACGATTGAAAGTGCGCTCGATCGTGCAAAGGCGGCGGAGAAGCGCGGTTATCGCCATTCCTTCGACATGCTCGGCGAGGCGGCCCGCACCCGGGCCGATGCCGAGCGCTACTATCAGGCCTATATCCACGCCATCGAGGCGATCGGCAAGGTCGCCGGCGACGAGCCGCTGCCCGATCGTGGCGGTATCTCGATCAAGCTGTCGGCGCTGCATCCGCGTTACGAGGCGGTCAACGAACTGGCCGTTATCGAGGAGCTCGCTCCGCGCCTCCTGCAGCTCGCGCAAAAGGCCAGGGCGCACAATCTCAACCTGACCGTCGATGCCGAAGAAGCCGACCGGCTCGAGATCTCGCTCGATCTCATCGGCGTGGTTGCCGCCGATCCCTCGCTCACCGGCTGGGACGGGTTCGGTCTTGCCGTGCAGGCCTACCAGAAGCGCGCGCCCGAAGTGATCGACTGGGTCAGCCGGCTGGCCAAGGCGCTCGACCGCCGCTTCATGGTGCGCCTCGTCAAGGGCGCCTACTGGGACACAGAGATCAGTCGCGCCCAGCGCCGCGGTCTCGCTGACTTCCCGGTCTACACCCGCAAGGCCGCGACCGACCTGACCTATCTCGCCTGCGCGCGCCGGCTGTTGCTGGCGCGCCCCCGCCTGTTCCCGCAATTCGCCACCCACAACGCGCTGACCGCGACGCAGATCGCCGCCATGGCCGGCGACAAGTCCGGCTTCGAGTTCCAGAAGCTGCTCGGCATGGGCGATTCCCTGTTCAAGGAATTCGCCGAGGACCGCGGCTTCGCCTGCCGCGTCTACGCGCCGGTTGGCGGTCATCGTGACCTGCTCGCCTATCTCGTCCGTCGCCTGCTCGAAAACGGCGCCAACTCGTCCTTCGTGGCTGCCGTTGGCGACGGCAACGTACCGATCCAGCGCATTATCGAACGCCCGGCAACGCTGCTCGCCAACGACAAGGCGCGCCATTCCCGCATTCGCCGCCCGCTCGACCTCTACGGGCCCGAGCGGCGCAATTCCGCCGGCCTTGAGTTTGGCCACACCTCGTCGCGCGCACCTTTCGCCGACGCGATCGCCAGCCACTCGAAAGCGACGATCGCGGCGACTCCGCTTGTCTCCGGCGCGGCGGCAAGCGGCGCGGCACGTCAGATCGTCAGCCCGGTCGATCGCGCGACAGTCATCGGCTCCGTCGTCGACGCGAGCGCGGAGCTGGCTGGCGAGGCCATTGCCGCCGCACGCACCGGGTTCCGTGCCTGGTCGGCCCGGCCGGTCGCCGAGCGAGCCGCCGCGCTCACCCGTATGGCCGATCTTCTCGAAGCGAACCGCGACCGGCTGATCGCGCTGATGGCGCTCGAGACCGGCAAGACTCTCGCGGACGGCCTCGCCGAACTGCGCGAGGCGGTTGATTTCTGCCGTTACTATGCCGTCGAGGCCGAGCGGTTGTTTGGCGAGACCCGACTGATGCCGGGACCGACCGGCGAGGAAAACCGCTACCGTTATCGCGGACGTGGCGTCTTTGCCTGCATTTCGCCGTGGAACCGGCCGCTGTCGGTTTTCCTCGGTCAGGTCGCGGCGGCGCTGGTGTCGGGCAACGCGGTTGTGGCGAAGCCCGCCGAACAGGCATCGCTGACCGCTTTCGAAGCCGTGAAACTGCTGCACCAGGCCGGCATTCCCGCCGAAATCCTTCAGTTCCTGCCGGGCGACGGCGCGCTTGGCGAAGCCATCGTCGCCGATGAACGGATCGCCGGCGTTGCCTTCACCGGCTCGACCGAGGTCGCGCACAGCATCAACCGGACCCTGGCTGCCAGGAACGGTGCCATCGTGCCGCTGATCGCCGAGAGCGGCGGCATCAACGCCATGATCGTCGATGCGACCGCGTTGCCCGAACAGGTCGCCGACGATGTCGTCGCATCGGCCTTCCGCTCCGCCGGCCAGCGCTCGTCGGCGCTGCGGCTTCTCTTCGTGCAGGACGACGTCGCCGACCACATTCTGGAAATGGTCATCGGAGCTGCGGCGGAACTGCGCCTTGGCGATCCGCGCAAACTGGCGACCGACATCGGTCCGGTCATCGACACGGCTGCGCGCGATGCCCTTCTTGGCCATATCGAGGCGATGCAGGCTGCCGGTCAGCAAATCCTGTTTGCCGGGTCGATCTCGGACGGTGCGCCGGACGGCGGTGCCTTCGTCACGCCGCACGTGATCGCCCTCGACGGTGCGGAACGGCTCGAGAGCGAGGTGTTCGGCCCGATCCTGCACGTCGTGCGCTTCCGCGCCGAGGAACTCGAACAGGTGCTGGAGAAGATCGCGGCGACCGGCTACGGCCTCACGCTCGGCATCCAGAGCCGCATCGACAGCAAGATCGAGAACATCATCGAGCGCATGCCGACCGGCAACATCTACGTCAACCGCGACATCGTCCGCGACGCGGCCGGCACCCAGCCTTTCGGTGGCACCGGCCTGTCCGGCACCGGCCCGAAGGCCGGCGGGCCGGTCTACCTGCTGCGCTTCGCGAGCGAACAGGCGATCTCGATCAACACCGCTTCGGCCGGCGGTAATGCCAGCCTGTTGGCGATGGGCGACGAGTGA
- a CDS encoding ABC transporter permease encodes MLLRLVPVVAVGILVGPVIAGLAGIVFPAFGYLPALGANGFSLDPWRAVFATPGIGTSILLSLATGLITTAVSLGAVLLFVAGWQGTRLFRVLTHLLSPLLSLPHAAAAFGLAFLIAPSGWIVRALSPWATGFTAPPDWLILNDPLGLSMMAGLVIKEIPFLFLVTLAALPQTDARRLTQVTTSFGYGRIAGWTIAVLPRLYRQIRLPILAVIAYASSVIDVALILGPTLPPPLSVQLVRWMNDPELTMRLTASAGALLQLGVTLAALALWRFGEIGVVRLARARLIDGYRRPHDGLLRGLGASGMAIVVGSVALGLAGLALWSVASFWRFPDALPVSISFRIWASEAPMLADVIGPTVLIGLAATGVALALVLGALENENRQRITTGSRSLLLLYIPLIVPQIAFLFGLKILFLWIGLDATLGAVVFVHLIFVMPYVFLSLADPWRAFDRRYGVAAAGLGAGENRVFWRIRLPMLAAAVATAAAVGFAVSIGQYLPTLIVGAGRWPTVTTEAVALAAGGDRRVIGVYALIQVVLPFVAFALATIGPALAFRNRRGLRIGA; translated from the coding sequence ATGCTGTTGCGGCTGGTTCCGGTGGTGGCGGTCGGGATCCTTGTCGGTCCCGTCATTGCCGGGTTGGCGGGGATCGTTTTCCCCGCCTTTGGCTATCTGCCTGCCCTCGGCGCCAACGGTTTCTCGCTCGATCCCTGGCGGGCGGTCTTCGCGACCCCCGGTATCGGCACGTCGATCCTGCTCAGCCTGGCGACCGGGCTCATCACCACGGCAGTTTCGCTCGGCGCCGTGCTTTTGTTCGTTGCCGGCTGGCAGGGCACGCGGCTCTTTCGCGTGCTGACCCATCTTCTCTCGCCTCTTCTGTCGCTGCCCCATGCGGCGGCGGCTTTCGGCCTTGCCTTCCTGATCGCTCCGTCCGGCTGGATCGTGCGCGCATTGTCGCCCTGGGCTACCGGCTTCACCGCGCCGCCCGACTGGCTCATCCTCAACGATCCGCTCGGGCTTTCGATGATGGCCGGGCTCGTCATCAAGGAAATCCCGTTCCTCTTTCTCGTCACCCTCGCCGCCCTGCCGCAGACTGATGCGCGGCGGTTGACGCAGGTGACGACGAGTTTCGGGTATGGCCGTATCGCTGGCTGGACCATCGCGGTACTTCCCCGCCTCTACCGACAGATCCGCCTGCCGATCCTTGCCGTCATCGCCTATGCGTCGTCGGTCATCGACGTGGCGCTGATCCTCGGACCGACCCTGCCGCCGCCACTCAGCGTTCAGCTTGTGCGCTGGATGAACGATCCGGAGCTGACCATGCGGCTGACGGCCTCGGCGGGGGCGCTTCTGCAGCTTGGCGTGACACTCGCAGCCCTGGCGCTGTGGCGGTTCGGCGAGATCGGCGTGGTGCGGCTTGCCCGCGCTCGCCTCATCGACGGCTATCGCCGGCCGCATGACGGGCTGTTGCGCGGGCTCGGCGCCAGCGGCATGGCGATCGTCGTCGGCTCGGTCGCGCTCGGGCTCGCGGGACTGGCGCTATGGTCGGTCGCCAGCTTCTGGCGGTTTCCCGATGCGCTGCCGGTCTCCATCAGCTTCAGGATTTGGGCAAGCGAGGCGCCGATGCTCGCGGATGTGATCGGCCCGACGGTGCTGATCGGGCTTGCGGCAACGGGGGTTGCGCTCGCGCTCGTGCTCGGCGCGCTCGAAAACGAAAACCGGCAGCGGATCACGACCGGATCGCGCTCGCTGCTTCTCCTGTACATTCCGCTCATCGTGCCGCAAATCGCCTTCCTTTTCGGGCTCAAGATCCTGTTTCTATGGATCGGGCTCGATGCGACGCTCGGCGCCGTCGTGTTTGTGCATCTGATCTTCGTCATGCCCTATGTGTTCCTGTCGCTGGCCGACCCCTGGCGCGCCTTCGACCGCCGCTATGGCGTTGCGGCCGCCGGGCTCGGTGCCGGGGAAAACCGGGTGTTCTGGCGTATCCGCCTGCCGATGCTGGCCGCCGCGGTCGCGACGGCGGCAGCCGTCGGTTTTGCCGTCAGCATCGGCCAGTACCTGCCGACCCTGATCGTCGGCGCCGGGCGCTGGCCAACGGTGACAACGGAAGCGGTCGCGCTTGCCGCCGGCGGCGACCGGCGCGTCATTGGCGTCTATGCGCTCATTCAGGTGGTGCTGCCGTTCGTCGCCTTCGCGCTTGCCACCATCGGGCCGGCACTCGCCTTCCGTAACCGGCGCGGGCTAAGGATAGGCGCATGA
- a CDS encoding ABC transporter substrate-binding protein produces MLHRLLSTLTLCLATFSYALAPQSAAAADPDPANWDAVLSDARGKMIYWHAWGGEPRINAYIAWVSRSVEVLYGVRITQVKVEDTASVVSQVLAEKTAGKTEGGSVDLVWVNGENFAAMKRQGLLMDKGWADKLPNFAFVDVTGKPTVISDFTVPTDGLEAPWGMAQLVFYHDTARTAEPPRSVAALLEWAKANPGRFSYPQPPDFTGSTFLKQALAELVADPAVLQKPVDEADFDAVTAPLFAWLDELHPHLWRAGRAFPQNAAALRRLLADGETEIAFSFTQSEASSAIARGELPDTVRSFVFDKGTIGNSHFVAIPFNANSKAAAMVVANFLMSPKAQIEKQKPDVWGDFTVLDPSKLSDDDRAALDAIDLGPATLSPAELGAAIPEPHPSWMTRLEEAWTARYGAK; encoded by the coding sequence ATGTTGCACCGTCTCCTGTCGACGCTCACCCTTTGCCTTGCCACCTTCTCCTATGCGCTCGCGCCGCAGAGCGCGGCGGCCGCAGATCCCGATCCGGCGAACTGGGATGCCGTGCTCTCGGACGCGCGCGGCAAGATGATCTACTGGCACGCCTGGGGCGGCGAGCCGCGCATCAACGCCTATATCGCCTGGGTCAGCCGCTCGGTCGAAGTCCTGTACGGCGTGCGCATCACCCAGGTGAAGGTCGAGGATACGGCGAGCGTGGTGTCGCAGGTGCTGGCGGAAAAGACCGCCGGCAAGACCGAGGGCGGCAGTGTCGATCTGGTGTGGGTCAATGGCGAGAACTTCGCCGCGATGAAGCGGCAAGGCCTGTTGATGGACAAGGGCTGGGCCGACAAGCTGCCGAACTTCGCTTTCGTCGACGTTACCGGCAAGCCGACCGTGATCAGCGATTTCACCGTGCCGACCGACGGGCTCGAAGCGCCGTGGGGCATGGCGCAGCTCGTCTTTTACCACGACACGGCCCGCACGGCGGAGCCGCCGCGCTCGGTGGCCGCCCTGCTTGAATGGGCAAAGGCCAATCCGGGCCGCTTCAGCTATCCGCAGCCGCCCGATTTCACCGGCTCGACCTTCCTGAAGCAGGCGCTCGCCGAACTCGTCGCCGATCCGGCCGTTTTGCAGAAGCCGGTTGACGAGGCCGATTTCGACGCGGTCACCGCGCCGCTGTTTGCCTGGCTCGACGAGCTGCACCCGCATCTGTGGCGCGCCGGACGGGCGTTCCCGCAAAACGCCGCCGCGCTGCGCCGCCTGCTCGCCGACGGCGAAACGGAGATCGCCTTTTCCTTCACCCAGTCAGAAGCCAGCTCGGCGATCGCGCGCGGCGAGCTGCCTGATACGGTGCGCTCCTTCGTCTTCGACAAGGGCACCATCGGCAACAGCCATTTCGTCGCCATTCCCTTCAACGCCAACTCCAAGGCGGCGGCGATGGTGGTCGCCAACTTCCTGATGTCGCCGAAGGCGCAGATCGAAAAGCAGAAGCCGGATGTGTGGGGCGATTTCACCGTGCTCGATCCGTCGAAGCTGTCGGACGACGACCGCGCCGCGCTGGACGCCATCGATCTCGGGCCCGCAACGCTGTCGCCGGCCGAACTCGGAGCGGCGATTCCCGAGCCGCATCCCTCGTGGATGACGCGGCTCGAAGAGGCCTGGACCGCGCGCTACGGCGCCAAGTAA